The Kogia breviceps isolate mKogBre1 chromosome 8, mKogBre1 haplotype 1, whole genome shotgun sequence DNA window aattctgttAGTACTTAGCCAACAGatatgaaaacacatgtccacaaaaACGCTTGTATGAGAATTTCTTGGCCACTTTATTCGTAAAagccacaaactggaaaaatctcaaatgtctatcaacagaagaataaacaaattgtggtatattcatgtgtggaatactgctcagcaataaaaaggaacaaactactgatacatgaaGCAATAtatatgaatctcaaaaacaagtTGTGGGGCAAAATGCCAAGTTCAAAAGAGTACACACTGTTTGAGtccttttaaataacattttataaggCACAGCTAATCTATGGTTATTGAAAAAAGAGCAATGATTGCGTTTGGAAAGCAGTGAGAATGGGATGGAGATTGACTTGGAAAGTGCAGAAgaaagggaactttctggagtgatggaaatgttctatatcttgatggGGTGTGGGTAATACAGGCCCTACGCACTTATCAAAAACTcattgatggggcttccctggtggcgcagtggttgagagtccgcctgccgatgaaggggatacgggttcgtgccccggtctgggaagatcccacatgccgcagagcggctgggccggtgggccatggccgctgggcctgcgcgtccggagcctgtgctccacaacgggagaggccacaacagtgagaggcccgcttaccgcaaacaaacaaacaaacaaaaaacaactcattGAGCTTGTATATTCCCATCCCATCCCTCACTTCCCACCCCTTCAAACCTTCCCCCACCGTCCCTCCCGACACACAAACTTGTTGAGCTACACCATTTAAAATCTTGGCATTTTATTGTGTATAAATTAAACCTCAAAAGAATTTAAAGGTTAAGGTAACTAAGAGAAGAGCTAAAAATAAAAGGTGCTAATTAAAGTGATTTGAATTTTAGTGTTTCATAGGGAAAGTTGATGAATCAGGAAGTAAGCATATGATTTCAGGTTAAGGAGTAAATTACCAGAAGAACTAAAAACACCTGGTTAACAAGCGTTGCACCCTAGAGGTGGAAGGGGTCAGAGAATTGATCATTACTTTTCTTACAACTAGGTCTTTTTACCATGTGCATGGATCATATTACAtagatttacttttttaaggataCACTTTTCCTAATATGTAGGTAGCACAGTAGGCTCAGAGGAGCTGCCATGAGCAATGGTTATACCATTCTTTGTCTGTGACACTTAGCTGTAGACTAGAACACTTCTTAGTCATATCTTCCTCAAGGATTTTGAACACCACTTTGAAATTATTACATTAGTTAAGTGTGTTATAACAATGGTTCTTCATCATTTTCTACCTCGGCACTTCTGATGGATATCAGCTGTTTCCACTATGTGGCTTTCTGCTGCAGTGATACTGAGTTGGGGGAGGGAATATGTGCAACCTAGAATTCTTGGTTGGTTTGGGGCCGCTCTTTACCATAATTTTTGGCTAGCTCTAAACCTCCCAGGATGTTTCTAGTACAGGACTTTGCATagagtgggtgctcaataaatatttgctaaaggaatggttttgaaaataaacagaaacataatGGGATAGGCGGATTTTGCCATCTCTGTCTCGCCCTCAACTCACACGTGCATTTCAAAGAATACAGTAAATGAACTCAGTATCTGTGTCACTGCAGCAGTGAATAATCATTGATTTCTTGGGGTTGTCAGGAGTTGTGCTTGTCTTCTAAGAAGTGAATTTGGCTTCCTTACTACTAAAAGGTTTCTGTGCTGACTGATTTCTCTAGAAGACACACATGCTTTTCTCAGTTCAGTTAATCTGTGTTAGTATTTTACACACTTCTACTCCTTCAGTAACGCAGTAACCCTGTTTGTCATTTGGATATAGGGAAATACCTCTGCAAGTTAAGTAATGTAATGTCTCACATAATTGTGCCTTTTCCTAATCTGGGTGAAAAGGACAGAGGACTAAGCACATGGACTGGAAGTTAGAAGGGAGCGCTCAGAAAAAAGAGTCACATGTGCTGCAGGAGCAAGAAGTCACCCTAGAGGACACAGGTGAAGATGGCATCTCTGAAAGCTTCCAGCTTCTACAGATTGATGTGGAATGTGAGCATCGAGAGGAGATGACCCTGCATACAAGCAATGCAGTGTGGCACTCGGTGAGTGGAGTGGATTGTTTATGGTCCTGGGCTTTGAGACAATGGAATGTTCCAGAGACCCCTGTTCTAAGGATAgatattggtaaaaaaaaaagactgggaatGAGTTAGGTGTATTCCCAGGGATGAGTTTCCTGCTTTAAGGTTTCAGTTCCATTTGAGTcatagaaaaagtaaataaagttaaGAGGAATTTTTGTACACCTCAGAAGGGTCAGGAAATCTCAACCCTGTCCCTAATAAATttactgtgaccttgggcatgtcacaTCTCTTTTCTGGGGATCTGCTTTCTCTAAACACAatctagtcctttttttttttaaacatctttattgtagtataattgctttataatggtgtgttagtttctgctttataacaaagtgaatcagttatacatatacatgttgccatatctcttccctcccatttttgtttttaagactaATACCCTTTTTCTCTCCTAACTttaatctaaattaaaaaaataattaagtaactatttctaatattcattttcctttttggtgCTTATGAAGTTCTCaaacaattttgttttctggATAACATAAGAAAAATGTCCAAAGAAAACAGAGACACTGGGAAAAGATAGTTGCAgcaaagaagagtaaaagaaaacaagagaaagaaagaagaaaagccaaCCGTGTAGAAAATTCAGGTAACAATAAATCAGATTGCTGgtgtaattatatttatttcttagcAAACTGGTATCTGCCTGTTCCTAGGAGAGTAGGGATAgtgtttttaagtaaaacaaacaTCTGGGAGATGGGACCTATTAGCCTATTTTGTTGGGAATCAAAATATCAAAGAGAGCAACATTTGAGGCTGTCTTTCAAATATAAGCTGTCTAGTGCATGTATGTGTTTATAAGCTCAGAAGTAGAAAGAATGATACCAACAACAGCCAATGTTTATTCAGTACTGTGTGCTAGGTTCAGTGCTAAGAATTTTACATGGATTACCATAAGGGTAAGTacttttattatcctcattttctaGGTGAAGGGATTGAggctcaaagaaattaaataacatgCCCAAGATCATATAGGtaataaatgaacaaagtgaaCTCTTAGATCCAGCAGTGTGCTCCAGAGCACTCATTTCACCATTCTGCTATACCTAAACTGCCTAATGAACGAATACCTTGTAtgagcttccagtttctcttcatatgtaaaaattaCTCACCTGGCTGGGGAGATTTCTTACTTACTGAAtaacatttttcagtttttccatgtttattcctttctgatatttctacTCTAGGCATCTACCCCCAGCACAGCAAACGTTTTCTGAGATCCTTAACCAAGGAAAGACTTTTGGAAGCCAAACACTCAGGACCAAGACTCTGTATCGATTTGAGTATGACCCACCACATGTCTAAGAAGGTAAAACATCCACTGAACTCTGAATTTCTGCTCACCTGAGGGAGGTCCAGGCGGGAACAGGTTTCACAAAGACCATGACCAGCTCCAGCTTCTATGATTCTCTAGTAAATGAGCAAATGTGTTTAGTTTTCTACACATGGCTAATAAGTTCTGAGATGGCTGTTGTAAAGAATCAGGAAGAGAATAGACATATggtttagtttaaaaatttttcctttatcttctgtTTTGAGCCTACTGCCTTTGCCTCTGTGCTTATGGTATCCCCAGTCTAGATGGAGCCTTTCAGGTTTAATTCTCCAGAGATGAAATCTTTGGCCTTCTGCAGGGGAGAGGAATATTTGTCTGGTTGCATGTTGTGGGGAGATTACCTGGTGGGAGGTCTTTCTacaatgtgtgtgtttttaaaagctgCCAATTTACCCTGTTGGTGAAGGAGGGATTTTTCACTCTGTGATTCTGGGGATGGCTGAACACACAATACTCGACACTGGACAGATAAGATCAATAGCAGTTTATTTGTTACATATACTCAGCCCAAGGGTAGGATGACACTGGACATCATGCAGGGCCACATGGGATTGCACTTGAGTACAGAATGAACAACCAGGGGCTATGGGGGGTAGGTTTTTTAGTATCAAGAAATTAGATCCCTACAGGAAGATGTGATTGGTTTGCTGGAATAATTCCATGGGCTGGCAGAGAGTTGAAACCCACTACTCAGAGATAGCAGGAACCCTTTATCAAAGGAACCcctttgataaaaaaaaaaatgtttagctaTTGAACCTTATCCATGGGAGCAGAATTGGGAGGGGAACTTGCAGTTAGGCCATTCAAGGCCTCTCATTTTTCACCAGATATCAAAGCGGCACACAATATTAGGCCTTGATTTTAGGCCTTACACCACAAAAGAAATCTGTGTTTTCCAACGCTCCCTGTTATACATGCTAGTGTTTGCATGTTTTTCAGAGAAATTAGGATCTGGGATTCTTCCATGGAACCTCTAACTATAGCCCTCTGAAAAAGTCAACTAAGAATTTTCTAATGTTTATATTAATTGAGATATCAGATTAAATCAAatccaaagctttttttttttcctgtactgaACCAAATCAGGCCAGATTGTGAAACTACCTTTCTATACGGGTGATATCTCTAAATCAGGATGGAAagttaaaacttccaaacctatgaCAGCTCCTGAAGTTAGGGAGAAGGTGCCAAGTTTAACTGATGGAGTATAAAAATGTCTGCACAGTAATTTAATCTCTTTTTAATAAACAGTAACCATCACatggtaagattttttttatatgtaaatttattttatttatttatttttggctgcattgggtcttcgttgctggaaacaggctttctctagttgcagcggacgggggctactcttcattgaagtgtgcagcttctcattgcagtggcttctcttggtgtggagcatgggctctaggcgtgggattcagtagttgtagctcacaggctcagtagttgcggctcacaggatctagagcgcaggctcagtagttgtggtgcacgggcttagtagctctgcggcatgtaggatcttccctgaccagggctcgaacctgtgtcccctgcattggcagacggattcttaaccactgtgccaccagggaagcccacatggtAAGATTTTaggtaaaagcaaaaagaaaaattttatatatatgtgtatatatatatatatatatatatatatatatatatttatatatatttatatatatttatatatacatatatatcagcaGGTCCAGAAGGAGGGAGAGGTCTTGGTTTTCTGGGCTGGTATCATTACCTTAACTTTCATCTATAAGGTGTGATACCATGGGATGTAACACACGTGCATACATGCATGTACTCGCTCCTGGAGTAAAAGGGCCATTGAATTCATGAGCTTTCCCAGAGTAGTATTCAGTGAACTTACTGAGTAACCATTTGTTGATAATGCATTTAGAAAGAGTGGGCATGTTCCTACCATAAATTGTCCTTACTTCTTCGAAGGAATTAAGTAGACTGGCTGGACAGATCCGAAGGTTGTATGGTTCAAATAAAAAAGCTGACAGGCCATTTTGGATCTGCCTCACTGGATTCACCACAGACAGTCCCCTGTATGAAGAGTGTTTGAGGATGAATGATGGATTTTCTAGTTATCTGGTAAGCCTCATTTTGCATATTATTTGAATTGTCATCTGAAAAGTAGGTTGGAGGGGgtaatagtaatttttttttactttttcacatttcaatgtaaaaaaatatgtttatgtgtatatatgttttcactattacaatctttaaaaatttagaacCTCTCATCAgttcttatgttttaaaattttcatcctTCCACTGCATTAGCAAACTAATATTACCAGTATCTAGGGCTGTATTTTGTATCCAGTGTATTGTATGCTAGACTATGTACCAGGAATGTTTTAGGGACATGCCATGATTCCTTTCTTGTTCTCAGTAGTGCAGAATTAGggaacatgaattttgggggaaagagagagaatccTTATGGAAGTAATATGGATTTAAGATGAGTTTCAGGGAGTACTAAGTTACTTTCAATACTTTACCTAGGATCTCTTAAATATAGTGATTGATATACAGGCAAGAATCCAGATCAGTGCCTAAGAAGTGCCACTAAAAGTGCCCTTGTGTGTTTGCATTATGTAGCTGAGATTGGGTAGTGTGGCCTTTTCCAGAGAGGTCCTCTGAGGCACCGAGTGTGAAAAGCACCCTGTGTGGTGCTGCACAGTCATGGTTGCTGTTACCTTAGTGATCTCTCCTGTAACACAGCCATTCCCAgctttacttttctgtatgtgtttTATGATTCCTGTATGTGAGCCAAACAGATCCACTCTAAGAGCCGCTTAGTTTAGTCGCCTTGCTTTCCTGTCTTCATGCTTTTCTTAGGTGATTCCCTCCACTTTGAATACTTCTTCCTTTTGTACATGTGTCAATCTCACCTTCTTCAGAAACCCAGTTCCAGCATTCCTTTTGCTAGAACATTGTCCCTGGTGTTGTCATTCTCTCTCTGTAGTCCTGGGGCAtgctccctgtgtgtctcttagGGCCATACCACTTTCTGTCTCATTTTGTAGGGTCGAATGTCTGTACCTTTCTACTTCTGCTACCCAACTGAGCACTTTCTGAGAACAGGTTGTCAGACATGTATCCTCTTGATGTACCTGGAGCCATGCCTGATAGAAACTACACGCCCTGTAACTAGTTGCTGCAGCGTGGGCTATGTCTTAACCTAGTTCACACTACATTGGATTGTTTACATTTTTCAGCTAGACATAACAGAAGAAGACTGCTTTAGTTTATTTCCTCTGGAAACCCTTGTGTACCTGACTCCTGACTCAGAACATGGTATGTACTTTACTGCATGCATTCATGTAGCACATTGCATCCAGCCCTTTATTTCATTATTCCCGGGGTCAGAGTTTGTTAAAGCCACCCAAGGTgtatccaagaaaaaaaaggaatggacgTTAATTGCACACCTCTTATGGACAGAGACCTCACTGAATGCTTCATATTTGGCCTGCCATGTGCACACAGCTGCACAGATTTAGGGTCTCCATACTCAGCTGGAGCTTGTGAGTTACCTGGTAATCCTCGTGAGTTTTCCTCGTCACCTCCTCACATTGACCCTTCTCAGATTGAtgttagataaatatttttttcccattaaatcaTCTATTTAgcataattttcaattttattgtatTAAGTTGGTCTCAGTATTCTCTTCAATTTTACCTTCCTTTGACATTTTGCCTCCTTTCTGAATCCTAATGGTGATTTGGGTCTGCATATCTGATTAGGTATGTCTAATTAATTGACATTTAATTGATCTTTTCAGGGAATTAGCAAATCtactatctttttgttttctatttcattaaatttctacttttatcattaataattctttccttttacAGTCTTTGGatttagaaattataaaacagATTGACCTCAGTGGCCTTCATTTTTTCATTAGCTCTTGAAGATGTTGATCTAAACAAAGTTTACATCCTTGGTGGACTTGTGGACGAAAGCATTCAGAAGGTAGGTGTACATTTTAGGCCTGACAACTGCATTTTGAAAAGTGGCGCTTTCTTTTAGAGAAAGAAATCCTTGCCCTGTCGTAATCTTAGGCCAAAAGGCCTAAAACCTCAGAGGCAATAGGAAGTAGGAGCCTATTCTGCTTAGGTTGGCCCTCCTACTTGCCAACTTCCCTCTCTTCTCATCAGCAATGTCAGTCAGCAACACTGACCTGCCAGAATCCAGTCAGGGACTGGAATGGGAAGTATTTGGTAATTACATTAATAACCATTATTGaattcctttcttctcccctctctTCAGTTCTGCAAGGATGACTCTGATCTTGACCAAGGAAGCTTTGTCTCAGCATTCTTACCAGCTGTTTGTTCTTTGTGAAAAAGCAGTTTGTTCCTTCTTAGGCCATCTTCCCTGTTGACAGAAGTCTTACCCCATAATCTCTACCTTAGTAGGACCATCCAGATTTCTTTTGTTGAATTGGAATTTTATTGGAATAATTGGAGTTTTGAAATGTTTCtattatacaaatatttgttgagataattttttaacatttaattagcATATTGCATAGttaataaataatgatataattgttaaaatgtataaaaaggagTACAGTGAAAAGTAAGTCTACCTCTCATCCTTGTCACCCAGTATCCGCTGCATGAGGCAACCATGGTTTTCTTGTGTATCCCTCTTGATATAGTCTGTGATCACACAAGTATGTGCTTAtgggtatattttatatatatatattttttcatatatgtgagtatattttttcatgtatatatgagatacatacacatatgtgacACAGATGATACTTAACTGAATtgcatttattctaaaaaaagaGTTCCATGACTCCATAATGATAAtctaaaaaaatgggcaggaggtggggggaggagagagctCTAAAGAATGCCAGTTAATAAATGAGAAATGCATAATAGAATTGAGAAATCATCATTTTGTCACTCTCAGTGTAATCACTGATTCAGGGAATTGACTGAACGAAAGGTTGTGAGGGAACTGACTATTCCAAGGGGTCTCAAAGTACCAGCCCACAAAAGTGTACCATTACAATAAAGTGATCTGGAGGTCACCATCTTAACAAATGATCAAACTTAGAATCACCAATAGTGACAtgtgcctcctgatgtgatgGAATCTTACCTGTGACGTATTCTTATCAGAAAATGTTTAAACTGAATTTAATCATAAACAGATCCAGGATGTGAGACATTCTACAAGACACCTGGACCAGATTTTCAAAAAAGTCAATGTAATGAAAACTGAAATAGTCATGGGGGCTATTTAAGGTTAAAAGAGATTAAAGAGACATAACAACCAAATACAGTATTCCACAGCAGAGTGACATCCCCTTTTTTGAAGCAGACAATTCTAGAGGGCCAGTGAGCAGTGTAAGATCTATAGATGTGCAAATTTAACACACTGTCCTCTTTTTATCTTCCACCAacatttaaactgaaaaataactGGCACAAAGATTTGTTAGTTGTTATTAAGAGTTTGGCTTCTTCACAGAAATATGCTAAGAACAAGATTTCTTCAAGGGGagtcattttatctttaaatgttCAGAGAACAGAAACTAGACAATAAACTCCTTCAGGGCAGCATCCAAGTTTCCTACTAACTTTGAATTCTGTACTTCAGTTCAAAGTGATTATAAAGGAATAGACAAAACATAATCATAGCTCATATATGCAAAGGAGTGTTATCCTTCAAATAAGTCCTTTGAGTAGCTGTACCTTTATCCCGTCTGAATTGCatcacttaaaacatttttggaCGTTCTCTTTTGGAATTGTGTTTCGTGCGAATCTGAGAGGCAGGTAGTCCAGTGTCAGAACAAAGAAGGTGCTAGGCCTGCTTCACACTTCCAGTTGGTTAGACCATACTCAGAGTGGCCAGCCAATATGGGACAGTAAATGAAAACACATTGACAAGCTAGATACAAGTTCAGAAGAAGTTGACCTGAATAATGAAGGAACTCAAAACTAAATCATAGTCAAGGAAAAGTCAACAGAACTGAGGCTGTTAGTCTGGAGATGAGAGGATTCATAGGGCATGATCCCTGCCTTCAAGTGTCTGAATGGCTCTCTTGTGGAAGGCCCATTTTACTTGCCTGGTGTGGCCCTGGGGGAACAGAACTAGGACAGAGGACTGGAAGTCTCagggaaaatagaaaatttgCCTCAATATCAAGATTTCCTATTAACTGCTACTATCAAAATTGAAATGGGTTACCCCAGGATGCATGAACTCCCTGTCACAAGGGTTGTCCATTTAAAGCCAGAGGCCATCTGGGAGAAAGTTCATAAAGGATAGACAAACATTGGATGGATGGTTGGAGTGGAACAGTTAACTACTGAGGTCCCTTCCAAACCTAAGTGTGCTAGTTTTCTCAGTAACCTAAACCTTTAATCCTGAAATTACAAATAGGTAGATGACCTTCCCAGAGCTTCTTACAAGGTAGTGAGTATAATTTAAACTTCAGTCCATGACTCAGGGACATCTTTAAAGGGACATTAGTTACTGTACTCTGATGCTAAATGGCCTCAGATTGTTGGATTTTTTGAGTTCTGccttctttttgtagttttcagagccTTTCCTTTTCATTGGGCTATATGCTCTCATACCTTAATGCTGTCTTGTCGCTGGTGGTATACCTGACTCAAATCCTGTTTCCCTTATTTCTAATTTGCTGCTACCAATTGGCTATGACTGAAAACTCCAGATGTCCAGAATTGAGTCTTACTGAGTTAGGGCCAGGAGTGTTCTCTCATTGATTAGACGGCTTGGATTTTTGGATGCAGATTGTGGCTGCAGATGTGCCTCTCTTTACTTATTTCCTTCTTGGTTGTAAGTAGTAGTGAGTGGAAGCCAGCAGATAAATGAATCCCAAATAAGTGAGGTGTTGCTGCACAAGCCATTTTTTCCTTATCTACAGTTTCTTCCATTCTACCATAGGCTACTTAATTTTAATACACTTATCATTTAATTATGATTACAGATGGAAATTGGGGTGGTGGTACATGAGGATTCTTAGTTTGCTCTGCATATTACAATGAGACTATctttgtgtattatttttataagaaaaatatttgtgatttacAGAAGGTGACATTTCAAAAGGCCCAAGAACACTCTGTCAAGACTGCTCGCTTACCAATCCAGGAATACATGGTCAGACGCCAGAATAGAAAAAACTATCATTCAGAGATACTGGCCATCAATCAAGGTACTGCTCACATGGCCCATGCTTAACGTGTATTAgttctgctgctgcttctttgcATTGTGTTTCAGTTAAACGGCCCTTGAAGCCGTCTCCCCTGTGACTAATGTGCTTAGACTTTATTGTATGTACTTTGTGACATGTATTCTGGCCTCACAGAggcagttttcattttcttcctggttcccaaCTATGTTAAAGATAGTTGAAATTGTTCCCTTGTCCTAGAATGCCATGCCTTCAATCTATCATTGAACAGTGAATTCCTATTTGTCCTTCAGGATTCAGTTCACAGGCATCTTGGCTGCTCCCCTCCACATCCCAGGCCATGTCAGGGCCTGTTTTGTTCCCATTGTACTGTGTTCCTCTCTGTTGCAGCATTGTCCATTCACAGGCCTGTATCTCTCAGTGTGGGCTGACATCCTTGTAGGCAAGCAGGGCCTGTGTCTTTGCCTCTGTCTCCCCAGGATCTAGTACCATGTGTGGTAGAGtaagtttgttgaatgaaatatTCCAGAATGCTTTTTTCCTCATTAGTCATTTActagttctctttttcttctgtgtggtCACTATGTTTTCTGTTTACCTTTCTAACAGTGTTTGATATCCTGTCCACTTACTTTGAGACTCAAAACTGGCCTGAAGCATTGAAGAAAGGAGTTTCATCCAGAAAAGGCTATACTCTTCAGAACTCAGTGGAATGATGGACAGCCTAAGATTGCAGCTGCAGGAGGTGAAGTTGCTGGAGTTGCCTTGACCAAAGAACAGATCAGAGGATGGTGGTGGTACTCATTTGCCTTTACTTGACATCTTGGCTCTTCACTGGGATAGGAGTTACTAACAGGGACCATATTTtatggtcttttgtatctcccaTAGTGCCTGGCTCACAGGAAGTACCCAGATATATGTTGACTAACTAAAAAGTTTACATAATAATGAATTAGCCCTAAAACTACATGGCTTTGGATGTGTTAATTCATCTTCTGTACATCTATTTGTGAAATACCTACTCTTTAGAGATAGCTTAAATAATCAAGTAAGTATTATTCTATTGAGTCTAATTTTCACTACACGGGCATCATAAAGTTGTATGACTTTCTCCAGCCATCTCGATCATGCTGATTTTCCCCAACTCAAATATGTTGTACACAGGCTTTGCAGGATCAGCCTTTCCTAACCTAGCCCTGCTTTAAGCCCCCCACAGCACTTTTTTCCATCTGTGGCTCCTACTCCATCTCCCCTATTCTGAGTATGAGCGTGGAGGGCTTCTCTCTTCTGAACAAGTAGCCTCCTAACAATTTGTGGGAGTATCTTTGTATCCTTCTGAGCCTTGTACAAACTAGATCCTTCTTATATACTTGTGATTAACAGgtcaaaatgaaaagcaaaaacacaGTATTGGTAAGTCTAACTTGAAAAGAGCCAGAAAATATACTGCATCTGACACAAGCATGTTAGGAAACCTAAATCTCAGTGATCTTTTCTCATGTCCTAGTCAGGTAGAGTTGCTTCAGTTACTCTGGCCAGTTTGGGTTAGTAAACTTGATAACTAAGCTGCTAGCAAATtcagaaaatgtattatttatctcAAAAGAGCCAAAAGGTTACTTCTCTGTTCTGTCCCCTCCCCTTCACAATTTATTCCCTCAAGAGCTACGATCACTTGATAAATTGTATCAGTTTACTACTTAAAAATGGCCCAGTCTTCAGGAAACATCT harbors:
- the TRMT10B gene encoding tRNA methyltransferase 10 homolog B — encoded protein: MDWKLEGSAQKKESHVLQEQEVTLEDTGEDGISESFQLLQIDVECEHREEMTLHTSNAVWHSKNVQRKQRHWEKIVAAKKSKRKQEKERRKANRVENSGIYPQHSKRFLRSLTKERLLEAKHSGPRLCIDLSMTHHMSKKELSRLAGQIRRLYGSNKKADRPFWICLTGFTTDSPLYEECLRMNDGFSSYLLDITEEDCFSLFPLETLVYLTPDSEHALEDVDLNKVYILGGLVDESIQKKVTFQKAQEHSVKTARLPIQEYMVRRQNRKNYHSEILAINQVFDILSTYFETQNWPEALKKGVSSRKGYTLQNSVE